A part of Vulcanisaeta moutnovskia 768-28 genomic DNA contains:
- a CDS encoding AbrB/MazE/SpoVT family DNA-binding domain-containing protein, protein MIEETKITRNYQVTIPAAIRRKLRLRVEDTLIVRLEGDRIILESKRRSITEIRIRLRKRIDWRYVEETIREVTEKE, encoded by the coding sequence ATGATTGAGGAAACTAAAATTACCAGGAATTATCAGGTAACGATACCGGCAGCCATTAGGAGGAAACTTAGACTAAGAGTTGAGGATACGCTCATAGTTAGGCTTGAGGGTGATCGAATAATCCTAGAATCAAAGAGGAGGAGTATCACGGAGATAAGGATTAGGTTGAGGAAAAGGATAGATTGGAGGTATGTTGAGGAGACCATAAGGGAGGTAACTGAGAAGGAGTAG